From Daucus carota subsp. sativus chromosome 6, DH1 v3.0, whole genome shotgun sequence, the proteins below share one genomic window:
- the LOC108224809 gene encoding small ribosomal subunit protein eS17w yields MGRVRTKTVKKSSRQVIEKYYSKMTLDFHTNKKILEEVAIIPSKRLRNKIAGFSTHLMKRIQKGPVRGISLKLQEEERERRMDFVPDESAIRTDRIEVDKETIDLLASLGMSELPGIVLKEEQAPVAAMPYAAAGGRGGFGGGPRRY; encoded by the coding sequence ATGGGACGAGTCCGCACCAAGACAGTGAAGAAATCATCTCGCCAGGTAATCGAGAAATACTACTCCAAAATGACCCTCGATTTCCACACCAACAAGAAGATTCTGGAAGAAGTGGCCATCATCCCATCCAAGCGTCTCCGCAACAAGATCGCCGGCTTCTCCACCCACTTGATGAAGCGCATTCAGAAAGGGCCTGTTCGAGGAATCTCGCTGAAGCTCCAGGAGGAAGAGAGGGAGAGGCGCATGGACTTCGTGCCTGATGAGTCAGCAATCAGGACTGATAGGATCGAGGTTGATAAGGAGACTATTGACTTGTTGGCTTCGCTTGGGATGAGTGAGCTTCCGGGGATTGTGCTTAAGGAGGAACAGGCGCCGGTGGCTGCGATGCCGTATGCTGCTGCGGGTGGCCGCGGTGGTTTCGGTGGCGGTCCCAGGAGGTATTGA
- the LOC108224427 gene encoding uncharacterized protein LOC108224427, translating into MSRPIILVFLLLLIVFTSQIDWNQQIVSEVEANPNLSRKQLDHVSSQDSVKEKIVSEVEANPNLSRKQLDHVSNQDSIKEKIILSQEKSIQKLNKLVQSLQEQLVQCRVINGDIDDPAGPLAELLHELEQQQLLDA; encoded by the exons ATGTCAAGGCCAATTATCTTAGTTTTCCTGCTGCTGTTGATCGTATTCACGTCTCAAATTGATTGGAACCAACAGATTGTTAGTGAAGTTGAAGCAAATCCTAATTTATCACGCAAGCAACTAGATCATGTAAGCAGTCAAGACTCCGTTAAAGAAAAG ATTGTTAGTGAAGTTGAAGCAAATCCTAATTTATCACGCAAGCAACTAGATCATGTAAGCAATCAAGACTCCATTAAAGAAAAG ATTATCCTATCCCAAGAAAAAAGCATTCAGAAACTTAATAAGCTGGTTCAGAGTCTTCAAGAACAGCTAGTGCAGTGCAGGGTTATAAATGGGGATATAGATGACCCTGCTGGCCCTTTAGCTGAACTTCTCCATGAACTTGAGCAACAGCAACTTCTTGATGCATGA
- the LOC108226471 gene encoding protein GL2-INTERACTING REPRESSOR 1 has protein sequence MAFLHPQTNQHQQQQLTPLHLLPSPPPCSGGALPGSHLITLDLFHASPSTSNFHLQLLQNYYSPLSFTFDRNSLKVGESLESSTKGQDSEDSEENAKMSRRNGPRLDLKLHLSPPRRNPHVATPSRSATVSPTSPPSSCVSSDEDGKYLSSPEATSMVLVGCPRCLMYVMLSEEDPKCPKCKSTVLLDVLQDHNPAAATTAAAAAAAKK, from the exons ATGGCATTTTTACATCCTCAAACCAaccaacatcaacaacaacaacttacACCACTCCATCTCCTCCCTTCTCCTCCTCCTTGCTCCGGCGGTGCCCTCCCCGGAAGCCACCTCATCACCCTCGATCTCTTTCACGCCTCTCCCTCCACTtctaattttcatttacaattaCTACAAAATTATTACTCCCCTCTTTCTTTTACTTTTGATCGCAACTCTCTCAAG GTAGGTGAGAGTTTGGAAAGCAGCACAAAAGGCCAAGACTCAGAAGACTCAGAAGAAAACGCAAAGATGAGCCGAAGAAACGGACCCAGACTCGACTTGAAGCTCCACCTGTCACCGCCGCGGCGCAACCCACACGTGGCAACCCCGAGCCGTTCCGCCACCGTGTCGCCCACATCCCCACCGAGTTCATGCGTGTCATCCGATGAAGACGGGAAATACTTAAGCAGCCCCGAGGCAACATCGATGGTGCTCGTAGGCTGTCCGAGGTGCCTCATGTACGTCATGCTGTCCGAAGAAGACCCCAAGTGCCCCAAATGCAAAAGCACCGTCTTGCTCGACGTCCTCCAAGACCACAATCCCGCCGCCGCGAccaccgccgccgccgccgccgccgccaaGAAATAG
- the LOC108224976 gene encoding uncharacterized protein LOC108224976, which yields MSLHLGNLSTRVSRNELERVFRRFGPCNIQVKDKFGFVVYDITADAEKALRTLRGKNICGEPVTLSWSNRQPRPLGSNRRIGRTHESQTGRRHAKEKYGDQRLGLGDRRNYKSTDKQTDVGDRRHKSVDMGNEASYSKDNVEVYNRQKEHIVGDILPFEGTSMEPIPLDRESEQFGHQLNDNRLDFERYDPNNADSKRDDKDDLHHRTFSGASPTMKKSEEKKGTEQTCDTALKHPDNPKSLPTCFNCGKLGHKRLNCPIGEVANRNLTSRKNRRHDDKFYHRGKGEEELRRQRYISENVLQRIRSSVPVRKHWNERRESNYSKHQAVRSDRSSPLAMETHRSGRVEHQEGREEHQDGKRRRMERQSPVRHQAKKAKVAESSPIHSDYTACRSRSQSKSVSRFSSQSGLPLSKSRSSSSNTTSHCSKFGNHKTTLKSRTSSPASLSSPVSLGQALPSLKELQINEKMSLVNSAIHETEGDERGQLEGHAGSCDFNLCNASGSGENSNAVQSVQVDKDEGMDKTILDKRDGDHAIIKDAQKVDNSSAMGLDEDPLIAGNLSTQDLCVDLDHPSLSTDNLHLEVAVGSHSSSSITAEEMNMALKFYGLEQPEEHVPVDVFFGSARLWPWEIIFYRRLKKGLISDENYARRRSQNDEFGIVDKYIRSSSGWGDLSKNSS from the coding sequence ATGTCTTTGCATCTGGGTAACCTATCAACCCGCGTTAGTAGAAACGAGCTTGAACGTGTTTTCCGAAGGTTCGGGCCTTGCAATATACAAGTGAAAGATAAATTTGGATTTGTAGTGTATGATATTACTGCAGATGCTGAGAAGGCTCTCAGAACACTTAGAGGAAAGAACATTTGTGGTGAACCAGTAACTCTTTCGTGGTCCAATAGACAGCCTAGACCGTTGGGAAGTAACAGAAGAATTGGCAGAACTCACGAGTCACAAACTGGAAGGAGACAtgcaaaagaaaaatatggTGATCAAAGATTGGGTTTGGGTGATCGACGAAATTACAAAAGTACTGACAAGCAAACAGATGTTGGTGATAGAAGGCACAAGTCTGTTGACATGGGTAATGAAGCAAGCTACTCCAAAGATAATGTTGAAGTTTACAATAGGCAAAAAGAACATATTGTTGGGGATATATTGCCTTTTGAAGGTACAAGTATGGAACCAATACCATTGGACCGTGAAAGCGAGCAATTTGGGCATCAATTAAATGATAACAGGCTGGATTTTGAACGTTATGACCCTAATAATGCTGACAGCAAAAGGGATGATAAAGATGATCTCCATCATAGAACATTTTCAGGTGCTTCACCTACCATGAAAAAGTCTGAAGAGAAGAAAGGGACTGAGCAAACCTGCGACACAGCTTTAAAGCACCCCGATAATCCAAAATCCTTACCAACTTGCTTCAATTGCGGAAAGTTGGGTCATAAAAGGCTGAACTGTCCCATAGGAGAGGTTGCTAATAGGAATTTGACGAGCAGAAAAAACCGCAGGCATGACGATAAGTTCTATCACAGAGGTAAAGGTGAAGAGGAGCTGAGAAGGCAAAGATACATATCCGAGAATGTTTTGCAGAGAATTAGAAGTTCTGTACCAGTAAGAAAGCACTGGAATGAGAGGAGGGAATCCAATTACAGTAAGCATCAGGCGGTAAGAAGTGATAGAAGTTCTCCTCTAGCAATGGAAACTCATAGATCTGGAAGAGTGGAACACCAGGAAGGGAGGGAAGAACACCAGGATGGAAAAAGAAGGCGAATGGAAAGGCAAAGTCCAGTTAGACATCAAGCAAAGAAAGCGAAAGTTGCAGAATCGTCTCCAATCCattctgactatactgcatGTAGATCCAGGTCACAATCGAAATCTGTATCCAGGTTTAGTTCACAGTCAGGATTGCCGTTAAGCAAGTCAAGATCTTCGTCTTCTAATACAACATCACACTGCTCTAAGTTTGGAAATCATAAGACGACTttaaaatcaagaacaagttccCCTGCCTCATTGTCTTCTCCTGTATCTCTGGGTCAGGCCTTGCCATCTTTAAAGGAATTACAAATAAATGAGAAAATGTCATTGGTGAATTCTGCGATACACGAGACAGAGGGGGATGAAAGGGGACAACTAGAAGGTCACGCAGGATCGTGCGACTTTAATCTTTGCAATGCAAGTGGTTCCGGAGAGAACTCAAATGCAGTCCAGTCTGTCCAAGTGGACAAAGATGAGGGTATGGACAAAACTATTTTGGATAAAAGAGATGGTGACCATGCTATAATAAAGGATGCACAAAAAGTGGATAATTCGTCAGCTATGGGGTTAGATGAAGACCCTCTTATTGCAGGGAATTTGTCCACACAAGATTTATGTGTTGATCTTGATCATCCGTCTCTATCGACAGATAATCTGCATTTGGAAGTCGCTGTTGGATCTCACTCCTCATCAAGCATAACAGCAGAGGAGATGAATATGGCTCTTAAATTTTATGGCCTGGAGCAGCCGGAAGAACATGTACCAGTGGATGTTTTTTTTGGTTCTGCCCGTTTGTGGCCTTGGGAGATCATCTTTTATAGAAGACTTAAAAAGGGACTTATTTCAGATGAGAATTATGCACGAAGGCGTTCTCAGAATGATGAGTTCGGTATTGTTGATAAGTACATTAGGAGTAGTAGTGGATGGggtgatttaagtaaaaatagTTCGTAG